Proteins encoded within one genomic window of Natator depressus isolate rNatDep1 chromosome 1, rNatDep2.hap1, whole genome shotgun sequence:
- the LOC141978316 gene encoding olfactory receptor 52N2-like — MAAFNLSDSDHSSFILTGIPGLEAAHSWISIPFFTFYIIGLLENFMVLFVVGKEETLHAPMYLLLCMLGLTEISASTAIVPKALCIFWFNLKGITVGGCLTQMFFLHVVSVTHSAILMTMALDRYVAICNPLRYATILPNARIAKLGLVCLVRAVLFILPLPLLLSRQPFCANRIIAHTYCDHMAVAKISCGDITVNRRYGLLLVFVVLGFDLTVIAVSYGLIIRAVLRIPSEKAHQKALNTCTAHICVILISCTLALFPTLTHWFNQGITPYVHIIFANLYYLLLPMLNPIVYGIKTKELRDKVRKYICRM; from the coding sequence ATGGCAGCTTTCAACCTCAGTGACTCTGATCATTCATCATTCATCCTAACaggcatccctggcctggaagctGCTCACAgctggatttccatccctttctttaCGTTCTACATTATTGGCCTGTTGGAAAATTTCATGGTTCTGTTTGTTGTAGGCAAAGAGGAGACCCTGCATGCACcaatgtacctgctgctctgcatgctggggCTCACAGAAATCAGCGCGTCTACTGCCATCGTGCCAAAGGCACTctgtatattttggttcaatttgaaaggcattactgtgggtggctgtctcacccagatgttcttccttcACGTGGTTTCTGTGACACATTCAGCCATCCTCATGACAATGGCCTTGGATCGCTAtgttgccatatgtaaccctctgagatatgcCACCATCCTCCCCAATGCACgaatagctaagctagggctaGTGTGTTTGgtaagagctgttctcttcattctgcccctgcctctgctcctgagcaggcagccattctgtgccaaccgCATTATCGCCCACACGTACTGCGACCACATGGCTGTGGCAAAGATTTCGTGTGGGGACATCACAGTCAACAGGAGGTACGGCTTACTGTTAGTATTTGTAGTCCTTGGGTTTGACCTGACAGTTATTGCTGTGTCGTATGGTCTGATAATCAGGGCCGTCCTCAGAATCCCCTCGGAGAAAGCCCaccagaaagccctcaacacctgtacagcccacatctgtgtgatTCTGATTTCTTGTACTCTCGCCCTCTTCCCTACTCTGACACACTGGTTCAATCAGGGCATCACTCCCTATGTACACATCATCTTCGCCAACCTGTATTACCTCCTCCTTCCTATGCTTAACCCTATCGTTTATGGTatcaaaaccaaagagcttcgtgACAAAGTGCGCAAATACATCTGCAGAATGTGA